The following are encoded together in the Phragmites australis chromosome 19, lpPhrAust1.1, whole genome shotgun sequence genome:
- the LOC133901038 gene encoding aspartyl protease family protein 2-like, translated as MEMKLMTGLAIITALLMHHLSLAIADHTRGFNATSAGFSLRLVSNHEVPGHTIRRGSDGFLYLQQHSLSASVANVTTLRPETRYNVVVFVGTGNGKREIILKLDTSSSLTWLQCHPCAPQAPQFNPVFDPSASPTFRYVDGTSQICQPPFQHDPAGGLCAFHLAGAGAMSVHGYVSLDHFTRKDGDVLTDYPFGCSHSTENFHSKGIYAGVVAIGRAPTSFVMQVAARGLTHFSYCLFGETNRQGFLRFGTNVPRNPWYRTTRILPALDAHESAYYVSLVGVSLGTRRLDNIRPEMFARRKDGQGGSVIDPGTPLTVMVHEAYRIVEEAVLSDLERHGAERVQRPIYGLCVQATEAIKGRLPSLSLHFAEEEVTLVVSPKQLFLMMDDKQAGQIACLAMTPGLRTVIGALQQVDTRFVYDLKDAKLSFAQESCTRETTQVL; from the coding sequence ATGGAGATGAAGCTCATGACCGGTCTTGCTATCATCACCGCACTCCTCATGCACCACCTCTCGCTCGCCATTGCCGACCACACAAGAGGGTTCAATGCTACCTCGGCCGGTTTTAGCCTCCGGCTGGTCTCTAACCATGAGGTCCCTGGCCACACTATCCGTCGCGGCAGTGACGGCTTCTTGTATTTGCAGCAGCACAGCCTCAGCGCCTCGGTGGCAAACGTCACCACCCTACGCCCGGAGACGCGATACAACGTGGTCGTCTTTGTTGGCACCGGCAATGGGAAACGGGAGATCATCCTCAAGCTCGACACCTCGAGCAGCCTGACATGGCTGCAGTGCCATCCGTGCGCGCCGCAGGCCCCGCAGTTCAACCCCGTGTTCGACCCGTCCGCCTCGCCGACCTTCCGTTACGTTGACGGCACGAGCCAGATATGCCAACCGCCGTTCCAGCACGACCCCGCCGGGGGACTGTGCGCCTTCCACCTCGCTGGCGCGGGGGCCATGTCTGTCCACGGCTACGTCTCCCTCGATCACTTCACCAGGAAGGATGGCGATGTGTTGACGGACTACCCCTTCGGCTGCTCCCACTCGACCGAGAACTTCCACAGCAAGGGCATATACGCCGGCGTCGTTGCCATCGGCAGGGCGCCGACCTCATTCGTGATGCAGGTTGCGGCGCGCGGGCTGACGCACTTCTCCTACTGCCTCTTCGGGGAAACGAACCGCCAGGGCTTCCTCCGGTTTGGCACCAATGTCCCACGCAACCCGTGGTACCGGACCACCAGGATCCTGCCGGCGCTCGACGCGCACGAGTCGGCGTACTACGTCAGCCTCGTCGGCGTCAGCCTAGGCACGCGTAGACTCGACAACATTCGCCCGGAGATGTTCGCCCGCCGCAAGGACGGGCAAGGCGGCTCCGTGATTGACCCCGGCACGCCGCTGACGGTGATGGTCCACGAGGCGTACCGCATCGTCGAGGAGGCCGTACTGTCGGACCTTGAGCGCCACGGGGCGGAGCGAGTGCAGCGGCCCATCTACGGCCTCTGTGTTCAAGCGACGGAGGCGATCAAGGGGCGCCTCCCGTCCCTGTCGCTTCACTTCGCCGAGGAGGAAGTGACGCTGGTAGTCTCGCCAAAGCAGTTGTTCCTGATGATGGATGACAAACAGGCAGGGCAGATCGCGTGCCTCGCCATGACGCCGGGACTTCGTACTGTCATCGGCGCGCTGCAGCAGGTGGATACGCGGTTTGTCTATGACCTCAAGGATGCCAAGCTTTCCTTTGCACAAGAGTCGTGCACCCGGGAAACCACCCAAGTACTTTAA
- the LOC133900009 gene encoding protein ROOT HAIR DEFECTIVE 3 homolog 2-like gives MAGGGGECHATQAVGADGEMDAAAMERFAADSGLPGRGLSYAVVSILGPQGSGKSTLLNHLFGTNFREMNALKGRNQTTKGIWIAKAVGIEPFTVVLDLEGTDGRERGQDDTTFEKQSALFALAVSDIVMINLWCHDIGREHAANRPLLRTVFQVLMCLFSPRKTTLLLVIRDKTKTPLEYLTQALKEDIQKIWDSVQKPEVYKETSLSEFFNVEVTALSSYEEKEELFKEQVGQLRQMFHHSIAPGGLGADRRGVVPASGFCLSALQIWRVIRENKDLNLPAHKVMVATVRCEETANEKLKHFMSDKGWLELEEAVKSGPVPSFGTKLSAILDFYLSEYDTETMYFDEGVRAAKCQHLESSMLNHTYPALEIVIENLHFVVLNKFKSDLEQSLRSRERFAASVRQCAQASMAEFDAGLRDATVKHVEWDASNIRNKLEHHIQAHVASIRNTTLAELKVKYEKKLSDTLAGPVQSRLETGEKDSWASIRRVYRRETENAALAFSTSLSEFELDQTTSNKMVSDLREHARSIVEMKAREEAGNVLLHMKERFSTVLNRDRDSIPRTWTGDEDIRSITREARLAALRLLSVMAAVRMDDKPDKIDRALITTLLDGGPLSQKRSVEFNYDPLASITWEEVSPKDTLITPVQCKSIWRQFKAETECAVAQAISMQEAHKRSKNWLPPAWTIMLLAILGFNEFMFLLRNPLYVLGLFVAFVLSYAAWLQYDITAYFRHGTLPALVTILSRLLLTIMDIVTVIVNLSHSQKHCPHPSRRPVPSHSQSFRNQTQPQARVQYQCPDSPSSSSSSVDSNSGDES, from the exons ATGGCGGGGGGCGGCGGGGAGTGCCACGCGACGCAGGCGGTGGGCGCGGACGGCGAGATGGACGCGGCCGCGATGGAGCGGTTCGCCGCCGACTCGGGGCTCCCGGGGCGGGGCCTCTCCTACGCCGTCGTCTCCATCCTCGGGCCCCAGGGCAGCG GGAAAAGCACCTTGCTCAACCATCTCTTCGGGACGAACTTCAGGGAAATGAATGCCTTGAAAGGAAG GAATCAGACCACTAAGGGCATTTGGATTGCCAAGGCTGTTGGCATTGAGCCGTTTACTGTTGTGCTGGATCTGGAGGGGACGGACGGGAGGGAAAGAGGGCAG GATGACACTACTTTTGAAAAGCAGAGTGCTCTTTTTGCTCTTGCAGTTTCAGATATTGTAATGATAAATCT GTGGTGCCATGACATAGGAAGAGAGCATGCTGCAAACAGGCCTCTTTTGAGAACAGTATTTCAG GTTTTGATGTGTTTATTCAGCCCTCGCAAAACGACACTGCTACTGGTTATCCGTGACAAAACAAAG ACTCCATTAGAGTACCTAACGCAAGCTCTGAAGGAGGATATCCAGAAG ATATGGGACTCTGTTCAGAAACCAGAAGTCTACAAGGAAACATCGCTTAGTGAATTTTTCAAT GTGGAGGTCACTGCTCTGTCTAGTTATGAAGAGAAAGAGGAACTATTTAAGGAGCAG GTTGGACAACTCAGGCAGATGTTTCATCACTCAATTGCTCCAGGCGGTCTTGGAGCTGATAGAAGAGGTGTGGTACCTGCTTCAGGTTTCTGTCTTAGTGCACTGCAGATTTGGAGAGTAATACGAGAAAATAAGGACCTTAACCTTCCTGCTCACAAG GTCATGGTTGCTACTGTTCGATGTGAAGAGACTGCAAATGAAAAGCTCAAACATTTTATGTCTGATAAG GGTTGGTTGGAGTTAGAGGAAGCTGTAAAATCTGGTCCAGTACCTAGCTTTGGAACGAAGCTCAGTGCTATTCTCGATTTTTATCTATCAGA GTATGACACAGAAACCATGTACTTTGATGAAGGTGTAAGAGCTGCTAAGTGCCAACATTTGGAATCTTCAATGCTAAAT CACACATATCCTGCTCTCGAGATAGTGATAGAAAACTTGCATTTTGTGGTCCTCAACAAATTCAAAAGTGACCTGGAACAATCAttaaggagcagagagagattTGCAGCATCAGTTCGTCAGTGTGCTCAGGCTTCAATGGCAGAATTCGATGCTGGACTTAGAG ATGCAACAGTTAAACATGTGGAGTGGGATGCTTCAAACATTAGGAACAAACTGGAACATCATATACAAGCTCATGTAGCATCTATTAGGAACACAACGCTGGCTGAACTAAAAGTTAAATATGAG AAGAAGCTGTCAGACACACTTGCTGGGCCTGTACAATCAAGACTGGAAACTGGCGAGAAAGACTCCTGGGCATCTATTAGGAGAGTATATAGGCGTGAGACTGAAAATGCTGCTCTTGCATTCTCAACTTCCCTTTCTGAGTTTGAGCTAGACCAGACAACTTCCAATAAGATGGTCTCAGACTTAAGGGAACATGCAAGAAGTATAGTGGAAATGAAAGCTAGAGAAGAAGCCGGAAACGTTCTGTTGCATATGAAAGAAAG GTTTTCCACTGTGTTGAACCGTGATAGGGATTCGATACCAAGGACATGGACAGGAGATGAAGATATCCGTTCAATCACTAGAGAAGCACGTTTAGCG GCTTTAAGACTTCTGTCCGTAATGGCAGCTGTACGGATGGATGATAAACCAGACAAAATAGACCGGGCTCTGATTACTACTCTTTTAGATGGCGGACCCCTTTCCCAGAAGAGGAGTGTCGAATTCAATTATGATCCACTTGCTTCAATCACGTGGGAAGAG GTGTCACCAAAGGACACACTGATTACACCAGTGCAGTGTAAATCCATCTGGAGGCAATTCAAAGCAGAGACAGAGTGTGCTGTTGCACAAGCAATATCTAtgcag GAAGCACATAAGCGTAGCAAGAACTGGTTGCCGCCTGCATGGACTATTATGCTCCTTGCAATTCTAGGTTTCAATGAATTTATGTTTCTTCTTAG GAACCCTTTATACGTTCTGGGGCTCTTTGTTGCCTTCGTACTATCATATGCTGCATGGTTGCAGTATGATATTACTGCTTATTTTCGCCATGGCACG CTACCTGCTCTTGTTACAATTTTATCAAGACTCCTCCTCACAATCATGGACATCGTGACGGTGATCGTCAACTTGAGCCACAGCCAGAAGCACTGCCCGCACCCGTCTCGCCGGCCTGTGCCTTCCCATTCTCAAAGCTTCAGGAATCAGACGCAGCCACAGGCTCGAGTGCAGTATCAGTGTCCTGACTCCCcatcctcatcttcctcttcggTGGACTCAAACAGTGGTGATGAATCTTGA
- the LOC133899907 gene encoding uncharacterized protein LOC133899907: MKFVVTLVFLQAAMAALLPPHGVSAAGECGKVKCGEGTCNESSDYVFGFACHCNPGWSRIHLGDVQFPFLPCVIPNCTINYSCQNGSSPPPASSPPPPPAAPPLTNLSIFDPCLMQYCGDGGACEKVSGFTHRCSCRGGFTNLFNDTSYPCYQQCSLGLDCKGLGIDVINGSTLSSSPPTPVSFTVKKSSAGAPAASADRLLELLVLVSFWVQAIW, encoded by the exons ATGAAGTTCGTTGTTACGCTAGTGTTTCTCCAAGCTGCCATGGCTGCCTTGCTGCCACCCCACGGAGTTTCGGCAG CTGGCGAGTGCGGCAAGGTGAAGTGCGGCGAGGGGACGTGCAACGAGTCCAGCGACTACGTGTTCGGGTTCGCGTGCCATTGCAACCCCGGGTGGAGCCGGATCCACCTCGGCGACGTGCAGTTCCCCTTCCTCCCCTGCGTCATCCCGAACT GCACCATCAACTACTCGTGCCAGAACGGGTCGTCCCCGCCGCCGGCTTCATCACCGCCACCGCCCCCGGCAGCGCCGCCGCTGACGAACCTCTCAATCTTCGACC CGTGCCTGATGCAGTActgcggcgacggcggcgcctGCGAAAAGGTGTCGGGCTTCACCCACCGGTGCAGCTGCCGCGGCGGCTTCACCAACCTCTTCAACGACACCTCCTACCCCTGCTACCAGCAGT GCTCGCTGGGGTTGGACTGCAAGGGACTAGGGATCGACGTGATCAACGGGTCGACGTTGAGCtcgtcgccgccgacgccggtCTCGTTCACCGTCAAGAAGTCCAGCGCCGGAGCTCCCGCCGCGTCAGCTGACAggctgctcgagctgctcgtgCTGGTCTCCTTCTGGGTCCAGGCGATATGGTGA
- the LOC133899905 gene encoding protein LIFEGUARD 2-like: MSKPQAADLEAAAGVTAAAAENAKAGEAPSAEAKPKKMVAEEEDPRLRWAFVRKVYAILALQFALTAAIAAAACFVRAVPRFFVYGPPAAVWPVYIVILIAPLIVMWPMFKYREKHPVNLYLLGLFTLCCSLSLAVAASTTAGTVVLQAAIQTAAVVIGLTLFTFWAVKKGYEFTFMFPFLFACLLTLLVYITIQIFFPLGMVGMTIYGCIATLVFSCFIIYDTNMLLKRHTYNEYVVAAISLYLDVINLFMAQLSFSVR; the protein is encoded by the exons ATGTCGAAGCCCCAGGCCGCCGACCTCGAGGCCGCAGCAGGCGtcaccgccgcggcggcggagaaTGCGAAGGCTGGCGAGGCCCCCTCggcggaggcgaagccgaagaagatggtggcggaggaggaggacccgcGCCTGCGCTGGGCGTTCGTGCGGAAGGTCTACGCCATCCTGGCCCTCCAGTTCGCGCTGACGgcggccatcgccgccgccgcctgcttcGTGCGCGCCGTCCCGCGCTTCTTCGTGTACGGGCCCCCCGCCGCCGTCTGGCCCGTCTACATCGTCATCCTCATCGCCCCCCTCATCG TGATGTGGCCGATGTTCAAGTACAGGGAGAAGCACCCGGTGAACCTGTATCTGCTGGGCCTCTTCACGCTCTGCTGCAGCCTCAgtctcgccgtcgccgcctccaccaccgccg GTACAGTGGTTCTGCAAGCTGCAATCCAAACAGCAGCTGTTGTCATTGGCCTTACACTTTTCACATTCTGGGCCGTCAAGAAGGGCTACGAATTCACCTTCATGTTCCCCTTCCTCTTCGCCTGCCTCCTCACGCTGCTGGTGTACATCACCATACAG ATCTTCTTTCCACTGGGAATGGTCGGCATGACCATCTACGGATGCATCGCCACATTGGTGTTCTCTTgcttcatcatctacgacacCAACATGCTGCTCAAGCGCCACACCTACAACGAATACGTCGTCGCCGCCATCTCGCTGTACCTGGACGTCATCAACCTCTTCATGGCCCAGCTCTCATTCTCCGTCCGGTGA
- the LOC133900842 gene encoding probable E3 ubiquitin-protein ligase RHY1A, producing MLPGVELARRRRVHYHGDVAAVGEHHHHGHQHHAAAVGGMAGPALAARIRLEEKLRGATPPSPSRWGRLMRDGRATSRHQNHQEHQQQQQGQEILATRSELWPPPNSVTLETASTSRAELRRTLSMVDVCAVCLDEVRERHQRVTRLPCSHKYHSECVLPWLAIQPDCPCCRTLVPSVDTLS from the exons atgcTTCCGGGCGTGGAGCTCGCGCGGCGGCGCCGCGTGCACTACCACGGCGACGTCGCGGCAGTGGgggagcaccaccaccacggaCACCAGCACCACGCGGCCGCCGTGGGCGGGATGGCGGGGCCCGCGCTGGCGGCGCGCATCCGGCTCGAGGAGAAGCTCCGCGGCGCCACGCCGCCCTCGCCGTCAAG GTGGGGCAGGCTAATGCGGGACGGAAGAGCAACCTCCAGACATCAGAACCACCAAGaacaccagcagcagcagcaggggcaAGAAATCCTAGCAACCAGATCCGAACTCTGGCCACCTCCCAATTCAGTGACCCTGGAGACGGCATCGACAAGCCGCGCCGAACTCAGGCGGACTCTGTCCATGGTCGACGTCTGTGCGGTCTGCCTCGACGAGGTCAGGGAGCGGCACCAGCGAGTGACCAGGCTGCCGTGCTCCCACAAGTACCACTCTGAGTGCGTCCTCCCGTGGCTGGCCATCCAGCCGGACTGCCCCTGCTGCCGGACGCTTGTGCCGTCGGTGGACACACTCTCCTAG